A single window of Anopheles moucheti chromosome 2, idAnoMoucSN_F20_07, whole genome shotgun sequence DNA harbors:
- the LOC128296729 gene encoding transcription factor Sp4-like: MDTGQGALAPGQEIRIVSASVVAHLQAQGLQGNELNAAIMAASQPQSAAQHQVQQQLQAQHQQQQQQQHQQQQQQQQQQQQQQQQQQHHQQQQQQQQQTAVQQQAVAQQQHAAAQQQAAAQQQAAAQQQAAAQQQAQQQAAAVAQQHQQVHAAAQLQAQIQQVSAQTQPQVITLQQLQNFLPQHQLNTLTTADGTPVQMAATAAPGTAGATPVGTPVKTFVTSSPQMTGHPQIVSLQSLPQQFLQGGSQLIQNQNGLFQMIQPVQTISLDGQEALYVPAGFHAQQAQQQQQQQQQQQQQQQQQQQQQQQMLAGAQAVQINGQPAYITPSGQIIRAPNGVVPGNFLQSMSQAVQLPAAGQATLTIPGTNITIPLGMSNAPNILHQVPQQQQQQQVQQQVQQQQQQQQQQQQQQQQQQHQQQQQQQQQQQQTHQPTQQQSHQAVQQQIAQNQQQQQIVTPQQAVIAQQQQQTASAANPQMQQLQQATFTIPGTNIQVPASTMAALNQLPGNITTIKLEGGQNVQVRPAGATLPQVVQFPMQQTIPVQMPISTANGQTVYQTVHVPVQTFGSLVQPQMQVIPQIPQMANIITPSGQIQQIQLTSLNPLAGLQTASMHPNIILQQPQTATQQIQNGPNGPVVVSTAQAAAGQDPAANHSQQQQQQQAQQQQAQQHVVSQQMVAAAAAAASGSSHHPSGGQQTQQQQQQIIGGLSQPITITPAPGGPQIGQPITLQQLRQHMPGLAGLQAIPVQNIPGIGNVQVIPTNFMQPVQPQTAASQPQLNPVTQVGQHTQLQQQLNLQQQHQQQQRAIVAALQQATARPPSSTKQEPNEPVKSFVKQEPMATQSATASTGTTLASSTLFTSAAGAPAQIVEVHSGVSLASLGVSNNTTAVATTTTTTTTSSQSNSAKRDSVVGSPNQTTGNVNNSVGTSVVTEVVGKPGGVAAGVGAVTGVHTSVDIEPGVDAEEMGEIVAPVGTTLISSEKRRRHTLPKLGSATHTMNGTIRQRVRRVACTCPNCEVKTSGPPDRKKQHICHVSGCNKVYGKTSHLRAHLRWHTGERPFICSWGTCGKRFTRSDELQRHRRTHTGEKRFECNECNKKFMRSDHLSKHIRTHSKLKRDHGSDGFDKSGDELDYEEEEIREIDDTDYKMDDDDDLDQDRQSHNSSSAAAYDADLKDDMGSNHSGSSDSNDSSDQKMMITIGADEAEQAYDSN; the protein is encoded by the exons ATGGATACAGGCCAGGGTGCATTAGCACCTGGGCAGGAAATACGAATCGTCAGTGCCTCAGTGGTGGCACATTTACAAGCCCAAGGATTACAG GGCAATGAACTTAATGCAGCAATTATGGCTGCATCGCAGCCCCAAAGTGCTGCTCAGCATCAAGTTCAACAACAACTGCAAGctcaacatcagcaacagcagcagcagcagcatcagcagcagcagcagcagcaacagcagcagcaacagcagcagcagcagcagcagcatcatcagcagcagcagcagcaacaacaacagacagCGGTACAACAACAGGCAGttgcccagcagcagcatgcagcagcacagcagcaagcagcagcacagcagcaagcagcagcgcaacagcaagcagcagcacaacagcAAGCTCAGCAACAGGCAGCGGCTGTCgcgcagcaacatcaacaggTTCATGCTGCTGCACAATTACAGGCACAGATACAACAAGTTTCTGCGCAGACACAACCTCAG GTTATCACTTTACAACAGCTTCAAAATTTTCTCCCTCAACATCAACTGAATACTCTCACAACAGCCGATGGCACACCAGTGCAGATGGCTGCAACGGCAGCACCGGGTACAGCTGGAGCGACACCGGTCGGTACaccggttaaaacgttcgttACCTCCTCGCCACAGATGACAGGACATCCGCAAATTGTCAGTTTGCAAAGCCTGCCGCAACAGTTCTTGCAAGGAGGAAGTCAGCTGATACAAAACCAGAACGGGCTTTTTCAAATGATTCAACCTGTACAAACAATCAGCCTCGATGGGCAGGAAGCGCTGTATGTACCGGCCGGGTTCCATGCACAACaagcgcagcagcagcaacaacaacagcagcagcaacaacagcagcagcaacagcagcagcagcagcagcaacaaatgtTAGCTGGCGCTCAGGCAGTACAGATTAACGGACAGCCGGCATATATAACCCCTTCTGGACAAATTATTCGTGCACCAAACGGTGTTGTGCCAGGAAATTTCCTTCAGAGCATGTCTCAGGCAGTGCAATTACCAGCCG CTGGTCAGGCTACGCTAACCATTCCGGGCACTAATATAACCATACCCTTGGGAATGTCAAATGCCCCTAATATACTACATCAAgtaccacaacaacaacagcagcagcaggttcaACAGCAAgtccaacaacagcagcagcagcaacagcagcaacagcagcaacaacagcaacagcagcaccagcagcaacagcagcagcaacagcaacaacaacaaactcaTCAGCCGACACAACAACAGTCACATCAAGCAGTTCAGCAACAAATCgcacaaaatcaacaacaacagcaaatagTTACTCCACAACAGGCAGTCAttgcgcagcagcaacagcaaactgCTTCTGCGGCTAATCCGCAAATGCAGCAGCTTCAACAAGCAACATTCACAATACCGGGCACGAATATTCAGGTGCCAGCGTCCACAATGGCTGCTCTAAACCAACTGCCGGGGAATATAACAACAATTAAGTTAGAAGGAG gcCAAAACGTACAAGTACGACCAGCAGGCGCCACACTTCCTCAAGTAGTTCAATTTCCGATGCAACAAACTATCCCAGTACAGATGCCAATATCAACAGCGAACGGTCAGACCGTGTACCAAACGGTTCACGTTCCTGTGCAAACATTCGGCTCTTTGGTACAGCCACAGATGCAGGTGATTCCGCAGATCCCGCAAATGGCCAACATCATCACCCCGAGTGGACAAATTCAACAAATTCAACTAACATCATTGAATCCGTTGGCTGGCCTGCAAACAGCTTCGATGCATCCCAACATTATCCTTCAGCAGCCACAGACGGCCACTCAACAAATCCAGAACGGTCCAAACGGTCCGGTGGTTGTGAGCACGGCACAAGCTGCAGCAGGGCAGGATCCTGCTGCTAACCAttctcagcagcagcaacagcaacaagctcaacaacaacaagcacaGCAGCATGTAGTGTCCCAGCAAATGGTGGCAgcggctgcagcagcagcgtcaggAAGCAGTCACCATCCATCAGGCGGGCAGCaaacgcaacaacagcagcaacaaataaTCGGTGGACTGTCGCAACCGATAACGATCACCCCTGCACCTGGCGGTCCTCAGATCGGTCAGCCGATTACGCTGCAGCAGTTACGTCAACATATGCCGGGTCTTGCAGGATTGCAAGCGATTCCCGTGCAAAACATACCCGGTATTGGAAACGTTCAAGTTATACCGACAAATTTCATGCAACCGGTTCAACCGCAAACAGCAGCGTCGCAGCCTCAGTTGAACCCGGTCACTCAAGTAGGGCAGCATACACAACTACAGCAACAGCTAAatctgcaacagcagcatcagcagcagcaacgtgCTATAGTCGCGGCCCTTCAGCAGGCAACGGCGCGTCCACCATCAAGTACAAAGCAGGAACCAAACGAACCCGTTAAGAGCTTTGTAAAGCAGGAACCCATGGCCACACAGTCGGCGACTGCGAGTACTGGAACGACTTTAGCCTCCAGTACTCTCTTCACGTCAGCCGCTGGAGCTCCTGCCCAGATAGTGGAAGTTCACAGTGGTGTCAGCTTGGCATCATTGGGAGTGTCTAACAATACTACTGCCGTCGCCACTACGACCACGACGACTACAACATCCTCCCAGTCCAATAGTGCAAAGCGAGATTCTGTAGTCGGATCTCCTAATCAAACCACCGGTAATGTTAACAACAGTGTCGGTACCAGTGTTGTTACGGAAGTAGTAGGTAAACCAGGAGGTGTAGCAGCAGGAGTGGGAGCGGTGACAGGAGTACATACGTCCGTAGATATTGAACCTGGTGTGGATGCTGAAGAAATGGGAGAAATAGTAGCACCCGTTGGCACAACGTTAATCTCGTCGGAGAAGCGACGGCGCCATACGCTACCGAAGTTAGGCTCAGCCACTCACACTATGAACGGAACAATACGGCAACGCGTTCGCCGGGTGGCATGTACATGTCCCAACTGTGAAGTAAAGACAAGTGGTCCTCCAGATCGCAAGAAGCAACACATATGCCATGTTAGCGGTTGCAATAAGGTATACGGTAAAACGTCTCACCTGCGAGCGCATCTACGGTGGCATACGG GAGAACGGCCCTTCATATGTAGCTGGGGCACTTGCGGAAAACGATTTACGCGTTCGGATGAACTGCAGCGACATCGCAGGACACATACGGGTGAGAAGAGGTTTGAATGCAATGAGTGTAACAAGAAGTTCATGCGAAGTGATCACCTCTCGAAGCATATACGAACACACAGCAAACTAAAACGCGATCAT GGTTCGGATGGTTTCGATAAATCTGGCGATGAGCTTGACTACGAGGAGGAAGAAATTCGTGAAATTGACGACACTGACTACAAaatggatgatgatgacgatctGGACCAGGATAGACAATCACATAACTCTTCCTCGGCTGCTGCCTATGACGCTGACCTCaag GATGACATGGGATCTAACCACTCTGGATCGTCCGATAGCAATGATAGTTCTGACCAGAAAATGATGATTACCATTGGTGCCGACGAGGCGGAACAAGCGTATGATTCGAATTAG